The following proteins come from a genomic window of Bartonella apihabitans:
- a CDS encoding GlxA family transcriptional regulator, translated as MTKTPRFKPKKQNPFDYRAAIAPASIAPKTIAPKTVAIVCFDDAQLLDITGPMQVFSSANDLYASANDLYESDVKPYQLLTIAENDKIRTTSGLELAVEPLSLAPDQFDTLIISGGRGINRFAGNKAMLQWIDMMNRKTRRTASVCSGSLALAKLGLLDGKKATTHWSRIGEFEKDYPDVLWTNEAIFIRNGKIWTSAGITSGIDMALAMVEEDLGFDLAKSVARQLVVYLRRPGGQSQFSELLDFYCEDERFNLLNQWVMKNLSRPLSVAMLAEKCGMSERNFSRLYTRDTGSSPAKAIELFRLEAARQYLEQNWSIKKTVRQCGFGSEETLRRVFQRHFHVSPQNYRDRFSRLPDE; from the coding sequence ATGACAAAGACCCCACGATTTAAGCCAAAAAAACAAAATCCGTTTGATTATCGGGCAGCTATTGCACCGGCAAGCATTGCGCCAAAAACTATTGCACCAAAAACTGTTGCTATTGTCTGCTTTGATGATGCGCAATTGCTCGACATTACCGGCCCAATGCAGGTTTTTTCCAGCGCCAATGACCTTTATGCCAGTGCCAATGACCTTTATGAAAGTGACGTGAAGCCCTACCAACTTTTGACAATAGCTGAAAATGACAAAATCAGAACGACAAGCGGGCTGGAATTGGCAGTTGAACCTTTGTCATTGGCTCCTGATCAATTCGATACGCTTATTATCAGCGGTGGTCGCGGCATCAATCGCTTTGCCGGAAACAAAGCCATGCTTCAATGGATTGATATGATGAACCGGAAAACGCGGCGTACAGCATCGGTCTGTAGCGGTTCTCTGGCTCTGGCAAAGCTCGGACTACTTGACGGGAAAAAAGCAACAACGCATTGGAGCAGGATAGGCGAATTCGAAAAAGATTATCCGGATGTTTTATGGACAAACGAAGCAATCTTTATCCGCAATGGCAAAATCTGGACATCTGCCGGAATCACCTCCGGTATCGATATGGCTTTGGCAATGGTGGAAGAAGATTTGGGGTTCGATCTGGCAAAATCCGTTGCCCGTCAATTGGTTGTCTATCTGCGTCGTCCGGGTGGACAAAGCCAGTTCAGCGAACTTCTCGATTTTTATTGTGAGGACGAGAGATTCAATCTCCTCAATCAATGGGTTATGAAAAATCTCTCCCGTCCCTTGTCGGTTGCTATGCTTGCCGAAAAATGCGGTATGAGCGAACGGAATTTTTCCCGCCTTTATACGCGTGATACCGGATCATCACCGGCCAAAGCTATAGAGCTTTTCCGGCTTGAGGCTGCACGACAATATCTTGAACAGAACTGGTCGATAAAAAAGACAGTCCGCCAGTGCGGTTTTGGCAGCGAAGAAACTTTAAGACGGGTTTTTCAACGTCACTTTCATGTTTCGCCGCAAAATTATCGCGACCGGTTTTCAAGACTTCCGGACGAATGA
- a CDS encoding DJ-1/PfpI family protein gives MTIKAGFFIFDEMQLLDFAAPYDEFCSTPEIEVSLIGESLRPITTTSGLSFAPDHDISTILPLDVLCIPGGDGVNQFLNNKPVLEFFRKEAKETRFLTSVCTGSLILGASGLLKGRKATTHWSAMEFLPLFGATPVQERVVVDGDIITAGGITAGMDFGLVIIAKLLGQETAEKTQLLMQYDPEPPFDCGTPEKAPKALVEQLQQQNNTDERKKIIRKWQEKHES, from the coding sequence ATGACCATAAAAGCCGGATTTTTTATTTTTGATGAAATGCAACTTCTGGATTTTGCCGCACCTTATGATGAATTTTGTTCAACTCCTGAAATAGAAGTCTCTCTCATCGGAGAAAGCTTGAGGCCGATTACAACGACGAGCGGATTATCCTTTGCGCCCGATCATGACATCAGCACAATCCTTCCACTTGATGTCCTGTGCATTCCCGGAGGAGATGGCGTCAATCAATTTTTGAACAATAAACCGGTTCTCGAGTTTTTCCGTAAAGAAGCAAAAGAGACCCGCTTTCTCACATCGGTTTGCACCGGTTCGCTTATTCTGGGTGCAAGTGGCCTTCTTAAAGGTCGCAAAGCCACAACCCATTGGAGCGCCATGGAATTTCTTCCACTTTTCGGTGCAACTCCTGTTCAGGAACGTGTGGTTGTCGATGGTGATATTATAACAGCGGGCGGTATCACTGCAGGTATGGATTTCGGCTTGGTCATTATCGCAAAACTTCTTGGTCAGGAAACGGCGGAAAAAACGCAATTGCTCATGCAATATGATCCCGAACCGCCATTTGATTGTGGAACACCCGAGAAAGCCCCGAAGGCACTGGTAGAGCAACTTCAACAGCAAAATAATACTGACGAACGGAAAAAAATCATCCGGAAATGGCAGGAAAAACACGAATCCTGA
- the thiD gene encoding bifunctional hydroxymethylpyrimidine kinase/phosphomethylpyrimidine kinase, with protein MTSPVKKNGTVIPRILSIAGTDPSGGAGMHADIKTFSAMKTYAMSVVTAVVAQNTQGVRAFKAMDAHFVADQIDAVFEDIKVDAVKIGMVANAAIAEVIADKLIHYGASNIVLDPVMVAKSGDLLLENDAIEIIRNVLVPMSAIITPNLPEAAVLLKTKPEWSLEEMRKCAPDILELKCRSVLLKGGHLKTPTSPDIFCDRHGVIELEAPRIATKNDHGTGCTISAAIAALLPTTPLVDSVRFAKRYLTGALAASNKLEVGHGHGPVHHFYELWQDGMIGD; from the coding sequence ATGACGTCACCAGTTAAGAAAAACGGAACTGTGATTCCCCGCATTCTTTCAATTGCCGGAACCGACCCTTCCGGCGGTGCAGGAATGCATGCCGATATCAAAACCTTTTCGGCCATGAAAACCTACGCCATGAGCGTTGTCACAGCCGTTGTCGCACAAAATACGCAAGGTGTCCGGGCATTCAAAGCCATGGATGCCCATTTTGTTGCTGACCAGATTGATGCTGTTTTCGAGGATATCAAAGTCGATGCGGTGAAAATCGGTATGGTGGCCAATGCTGCAATTGCTGAAGTTATTGCCGATAAGCTTATCCATTATGGTGCAAGCAATATTGTTCTCGATCCGGTCATGGTGGCCAAAAGCGGCGATTTATTGCTTGAAAACGATGCCATAGAAATTATTCGCAATGTGCTTGTTCCGATGTCTGCCATTATCACTCCCAATCTGCCGGAAGCTGCCGTGCTTCTCAAAACAAAACCTGAATGGTCACTCGAAGAAATGCGAAAATGCGCACCCGATATTCTTGAGCTCAAATGTCGTTCTGTGCTCTTGAAAGGTGGACATCTCAAAACCCCGACAAGCCCCGATATTTTTTGTGACCGCCACGGTGTTATCGAACTTGAAGCACCACGCATTGCAACGAAAAATGACCATGGCACAGGTTGCACAATTTCGGCAGCCATTGCCGCTTTATTACCGACAACGCCACTTGTTGATTCGGTACGTTTTGCCAAACGTTATCTCACCGGTGCACTTGCCGCTTCGAATAAACTCGAAGTCGGACACGGGCATGGGCCTGTTCACCATTTTTATGAATTATGGCAAGACGGGATGATCGGCGATTAA
- a CDS encoding ABC transporter permease, with product MSMFAFTGAVELGLVYAFVAIGVYLSFRILDFPDLTVDGSFLLGSTVCGVMILCGFNPWFGMFSALIAGMIAGLVTALLNLKFGILNLLASILTMSALYTINLRIMGIMGVSNVNLGLADTALTPFYNLFELPDMIIRPLFVGILVIIVAFLVWRFLESEIGLAMRATGTNQRMAKAQGIKTALLIYAGMGLSNALVALGGSLYIQTAIATDITGGAGTIVFGLAAVIIGETLFRTRNLLLIIISCIVGSVLYRVAVQFAFEGSSLGIDTSTDLQLITALIVVLTLVLPHYLGAKKHD from the coding sequence ATGAGTATGTTTGCCTTTACCGGTGCTGTCGAGCTCGGGCTTGTTTATGCGTTTGTCGCTATCGGAGTCTATTTATCGTTCAGGATTCTCGATTTTCCGGATTTGACGGTGGATGGTTCGTTTCTGTTAGGCTCGACCGTCTGCGGTGTCATGATTCTATGCGGTTTCAATCCGTGGTTTGGCATGTTTTCGGCTTTGATTGCAGGAATGATTGCCGGACTTGTTACCGCACTTTTGAATTTGAAATTCGGCATTTTGAACCTCCTTGCATCCATTTTGACAATGTCTGCGCTCTACACCATTAATCTTCGCATTATGGGAATTATGGGGGTATCGAATGTTAATCTGGGTTTGGCTGATACTGCCCTCACACCGTTTTATAATCTGTTCGAATTGCCGGATATGATTATCCGCCCGCTTTTTGTCGGTATTCTCGTTATCATTGTTGCTTTTCTTGTCTGGCGTTTTCTGGAAAGTGAAATCGGCCTTGCCATGCGGGCAACCGGAACGAATCAGCGTATGGCGAAAGCTCAGGGAATCAAAACCGCGCTTCTCATCTATGCCGGTATGGGATTATCAAACGCTCTGGTTGCTCTTGGCGGGTCGCTTTATATCCAGACCGCTATTGCAACCGATATTACGGGAGGTGCCGGAACCATTGTGTTCGGGCTTGCTGCTGTTATTATCGGCGAGACATTGTTTAGAACCCGAAATCTTTTACTGATTATCATAAGTTGTATTGTCGGTTCTGTCCTCTATCGTGTTGCTGTGCAATTCGCATTTGAAGGCAGTAGCCTTGGCATTGATACATCGACAGACTTGCAGCTTATTACCGCTTTGATTGTGGTATTGACTCTTGTTTTGCCGCATTATCTGGGGGCAAAAAAACATGATTGA
- a CDS encoding gluconate 2-dehydrogenase subunit 3 family protein: MGARDHWYRQAPFNRDAPRYTGYQAEPSPAEAYRIAIPKINEWCKAQYGAIFAELPAEKQDEALKRIEKDEVEIAELRSGDFFSFLLQNTKEGYFADPQYGGNYDMAAWVYIGFPGARASFLEWVEKDNVPYKLGPFHSQVKGLKS; the protein is encoded by the coding sequence ATGGGGGCAAGGGACCACTGGTACAGGCAGGCACCTTTCAATCGTGATGCACCGCGTTACACAGGTTATCAGGCAGAACCTTCACCTGCTGAAGCCTATCGCATTGCTATTCCGAAAATCAATGAATGGTGCAAAGCCCAATATGGTGCGATTTTTGCCGAGCTTCCCGCTGAAAAACAGGATGAAGCTTTGAAACGTATCGAAAAGGATGAAGTCGAAATTGCTGAATTGCGTTCTGGCGATTTCTTCTCGTTCCTTTTGCAAAACACCAAGGAAGGTTATTTCGCCGATCCTCAATATGGTGGCAATTATGACATGGCTGCATGGGTTTACATCGGGTTCCCCGGTGCACGTGCAAGCTTCCTTGAATGGGTCGAAAAGGACAATGTTCCTTATAAACTCGGGCCGTTTCACTCTCAGGTCAAAGGGCTTAAATCATGA
- a CDS encoding DASS family sodium-coupled anion symporter: MQSLSKLNQKLSEYVPFRIIPGIICVLIYWALYMTPKPDGLTAEAWHFVAIFVAAILGIILKVMPLGVMSMITIAVVMLSKVTSPTSPKAVADALGSMDNALIWLIVISVIVSRGLIKTGLGARIGYYFIRLLGKRTIGIGYGLALCELLLAPFTPSNTARCGGIIHPIMRSIALAYDSVPQKGTQGKVGTYLALVNYHANPISSAMFITATAPNPLVVNYIAEATHQGFTLSWSTWALCMLVPGIVAMLLMPFVIYLISPPELKITPNAVTFAHDELQKLGKIKAPEIIMLLTFVIMLLLWAGLPAALFGPSFSVDPTAVAFVGLVILLLCGTLTWDDVLKEKSAWDTLIWFGALVMLAGQLNKLGVIAWFSDGLRLAIESSGMSWPAAMAILILTFMYTHYVFASTTAHISAMMLAFLMVGVHLIPADYTNLFMLLMAAASAIMMCLTHYATGTSPIIFGSGYVTLGRWWGVGFVMSVVNLLVFAIIGGIWWKILGYW; the protein is encoded by the coding sequence ATGCAATCCCTAAGCAAACTAAACCAGAAACTATCGGAATACGTACCTTTTCGTATTATCCCTGGTATTATTTGTGTGCTCATTTATTGGGCTTTATATATGACTCCGAAGCCGGACGGTCTAACAGCCGAAGCCTGGCATTTTGTAGCCATTTTTGTGGCAGCGATTCTCGGAATTATTCTTAAAGTTATGCCTCTTGGTGTTATGTCGATGATCACGATTGCAGTGGTCATGTTGTCCAAGGTGACATCACCGACATCACCGAAAGCTGTCGCCGATGCGCTGGGTTCCATGGATAATGCGCTGATCTGGCTGATTGTTATTTCGGTCATTGTTTCGCGCGGCCTGATTAAAACAGGTTTGGGCGCGCGGATTGGCTATTATTTCATCCGTCTTCTTGGTAAACGGACGATCGGTATCGGATACGGGCTCGCACTTTGCGAATTATTGCTTGCGCCTTTTACCCCCAGCAACACAGCACGCTGCGGTGGTATTATTCACCCGATCATGCGCTCGATTGCCCTTGCCTATGATTCTGTTCCCCAGAAAGGAACGCAAGGCAAAGTCGGTACTTATCTTGCACTTGTCAATTATCACGCAAATCCGATCAGCTCGGCCATGTTTATTACAGCGACAGCTCCGAATCCGCTGGTTGTGAATTATATTGCCGAAGCAACCCATCAAGGTTTCACGCTTTCGTGGAGTACCTGGGCATTGTGCATGTTGGTACCGGGCATTGTTGCCATGTTGCTCATGCCGTTTGTTATTTATCTGATTTCTCCGCCAGAACTCAAAATCACTCCGAATGCTGTCACTTTTGCTCATGACGAGTTGCAGAAACTGGGCAAGATCAAAGCTCCGGAAATCATTATGTTGCTCACATTCGTTATTATGCTTTTGTTGTGGGCAGGTCTTCCGGCTGCATTGTTCGGACCGTCTTTTTCGGTTGATCCGACAGCAGTCGCATTCGTTGGTCTGGTAATTCTGTTATTGTGCGGAACACTAACCTGGGATGATGTGCTCAAGGAAAAAAGTGCTTGGGATACACTCATCTGGTTCGGGGCGCTGGTTATGCTGGCCGGTCAGCTTAACAAACTTGGTGTTATTGCCTGGTTCTCTGACGGTCTGCGCTTGGCTATCGAATCAAGTGGCATGAGCTGGCCTGCAGCGATGGCTATATTGATCCTGACATTCATGTATACCCACTATGTATTTGCAAGTACAACAGCTCACATCAGTGCGATGATGTTGGCCTTCCTGATGGTTGGCGTTCACCTCATTCCTGCTGATTACACCAACCTGTTCATGTTGCTGATGGCTGCTGCCTCTGCAATCATGATGTGCTTGACCCATTATGCCACCGGTACGTCACCGATCATCTTCGGTTCGGGTTATGTCACTCTGGGCCGCTGGTGGGGCGTGGGCTTCGTGATGAGCGTCGTCAATCTTCTGGTCTTCGCAATTATTGGCGGAATCTGGTGGAAAATATTGGGCTATTGGTAA
- a CDS encoding ABC transporter substrate-binding protein — protein MRRLVLAAAAILALGNFSFAADKVKVDITQIVAHPALDAVRKGVEDVLAKEGYKNGENLILNFQSAQGNISTATQIARQFVGDKPDVIVSIATPSAQTMLAATKNIPIVFSAVSDPVEAKLVPDMKKPGGNITGVSDRSPVEEHIKLLKEIKPDLKKLGYLYNAAEANSVSTLNVLKKLAEKDGIEIIPSAAPKSSDVQAATRALIGKVDMIYVPTDNTIISVLEGATKVAAESKTPLFTADPSSIGHGAFAAQGIDYYDSGLETGKLVVRILKGEKPGDIDVVTPEGKNVAIDLQAAEKMGITIPQPVLDRAAKIINK, from the coding sequence ATGCGACGTTTGGTTCTGGCAGCCGCAGCAATTTTGGCATTGGGAAATTTTTCGTTTGCAGCCGATAAAGTGAAAGTCGATATTACGCAGATTGTTGCCCATCCGGCTTTGGATGCCGTACGCAAAGGCGTAGAGGATGTTCTTGCAAAAGAGGGCTACAAGAATGGCGAGAATCTTATTCTCAACTTCCAGTCGGCGCAGGGAAACATTTCCACAGCAACGCAGATTGCCCGCCAATTTGTCGGTGACAAGCCGGATGTGATTGTTTCCATTGCAACGCCTTCAGCACAGACCATGCTTGCAGCAACCAAAAACATACCGATTGTTTTTTCGGCTGTTTCAGACCCTGTAGAAGCAAAGCTCGTACCGGATATGAAGAAACCCGGTGGAAATATTACCGGCGTATCCGACCGCTCGCCGGTTGAAGAACATATAAAGCTCTTGAAAGAAATCAAACCTGATCTGAAAAAGCTCGGCTATCTTTATAATGCTGCCGAAGCCAATTCGGTTTCGACCTTGAATGTTTTGAAAAAGCTTGCAGAAAAAGACGGCATCGAAATTATCCCCTCGGCTGCACCGAAATCATCCGACGTGCAGGCAGCAACCCGCGCCCTTATTGGCAAGGTGGATATGATTTATGTACCGACCGACAATACAATTATCTCGGTGCTTGAAGGTGCAACGAAAGTAGCAGCCGAATCAAAAACACCGCTTTTTACGGCTGATCCGAGTTCGATCGGGCATGGTGCCTTTGCAGCCCAGGGAATCGATTATTATGATTCGGGGCTCGAGACCGGTAAACTCGTTGTCCGTATTTTAAAAGGTGAAAAACCCGGAGACATTGATGTTGTCACACCGGAAGGGAAAAATGTGGCGATTGACCTTCAAGCTGCGGAAAAAATGGGAATTACGATTCCCCAACCGGTCCTTGATCGGGCGGCAAAAATTATCAACAAATAA
- a CDS encoding GMC family oxidoreductase: MTQTMKKKDVVIIGLGWTGAISGIELAKEGLEIVALERGEDRDTVPSFAYPKPADELKYGVRLGTAVRPRDHTLTIRRGLDQVALPYRQLGSFLPGIGVGGAGIHWNGMTWRAQPEELRARSYIEETFGNIIPEDMTIQDWGVTYDELEKHFDMFEKVAGVSGTAGNLNGKIQEGGDPFEGPRKNPYPMPALPYTYNGRLFAAGAKKIGLHPFPCPSAIASEAYTNPYGMQMGPCNYCGFCERYGCLNYSKASPQVSVLAALKRYKNFEYRVKSEVLRIEKSKDGKTVTGVTYVNEKNEEIFQPADLVILGGFMINNVHLLLLSGLGQPYDPITGEGVIGRNYAYQTAIGGGTLFFKDKVFNPFVGTGCNGSYLDDYSFNQIDMAKEGFIGGSRISSGQTNGQPIRNMPLPAGTPAWGAEWKKAVGDWYGHAMSIGQHGSVMSYRDAYLDLDPTYKDKFGRPLMRMTFNWHNNEIKMSQFITDKINKIAEAIEHDEYRQKPAMKEGQQYDTRIYQTTHTVGGAIMGTDPKRSALNRYLQHWDYHNLFIPGANAFPQNIQHNPTGTLGALTYWMLENIKSDYLKNPRPLA; encoded by the coding sequence ATGACACAAACAATGAAGAAGAAAGACGTTGTCATCATCGGCCTCGGATGGACCGGCGCAATCAGTGGCATCGAACTTGCAAAAGAAGGTTTGGAAATTGTCGCACTCGAACGTGGTGAAGACCGCGATACAGTTCCGAGTTTTGCTTATCCGAAGCCTGCTGACGAATTGAAATACGGTGTCCGTCTCGGTACCGCTGTTCGGCCGCGCGATCATACGTTAACGATTCGTAGAGGCCTCGATCAGGTTGCTCTCCCCTATCGCCAATTGGGTTCTTTTCTGCCCGGCATCGGCGTTGGCGGAGCCGGTATCCACTGGAACGGCATGACATGGCGTGCACAGCCGGAAGAGCTCAGAGCCCGTTCCTATATCGAAGAAACTTTCGGCAATATTATTCCGGAAGATATGACAATTCAGGACTGGGGCGTTACCTATGACGAACTGGAAAAACATTTTGATATGTTTGAAAAGGTCGCAGGCGTCTCGGGTACTGCCGGCAATCTGAACGGTAAAATTCAGGAAGGTGGCGATCCTTTTGAAGGACCACGCAAGAACCCCTATCCTATGCCGGCTTTGCCCTATACCTATAATGGGCGGCTCTTTGCAGCAGGTGCAAAGAAGATCGGCCTCCATCCGTTCCCGTGTCCGTCGGCTATTGCTTCCGAGGCTTATACAAATCCTTACGGCATGCAAATGGGACCTTGTAACTATTGCGGTTTCTGTGAACGCTATGGTTGCCTCAATTATTCGAAAGCTTCACCGCAAGTCAGTGTTTTGGCTGCTTTGAAGCGTTATAAGAATTTTGAATATCGGGTTAAGTCGGAAGTCTTGCGTATTGAAAAATCCAAAGACGGCAAGACTGTAACCGGTGTTACCTATGTCAACGAAAAGAATGAAGAAATCTTCCAGCCGGCAGATCTCGTTATTCTCGGCGGTTTCATGATCAACAACGTTCACCTGTTGTTGCTTTCCGGTCTTGGTCAACCCTATGACCCGATCACCGGTGAAGGTGTTATCGGCCGGAACTACGCCTACCAGACTGCTATTGGCGGTGGCACATTGTTCTTCAAGGACAAAGTGTTCAATCCATTTGTCGGTACCGGTTGTAACGGTTCTTATCTTGATGATTACAGCTTCAACCAGATTGATATGGCAAAAGAAGGCTTTATCGGTGGCAGCCGTATTTCGTCAGGCCAGACCAACGGCCAGCCAATTCGCAATATGCCGTTGCCAGCTGGCACACCGGCATGGGGTGCGGAATGGAAGAAGGCGGTTGGCGATTGGTATGGACATGCGATGTCAATCGGCCAGCACGGTTCGGTTATGTCCTATCGTGATGCCTATCTTGATCTTGACCCGACTTATAAAGATAAATTCGGCCGTCCGTTGATGCGTATGACGTTCAACTGGCACAATAATGAAATCAAAATGTCGCAATTCATCACAGACAAGATCAACAAGATTGCCGAGGCAATCGAGCATGATGAATATCGCCAGAAACCGGCGATGAAAGAAGGCCAGCAATATGATACCCGCATTTATCAAACAACCCACACTGTGGGTGGTGCGATTATGGGTACAGACCCCAAACGTTCGGCATTGAACCGTTATCTCCAACACTGGGATTACCACAATCTGTTTATTCCGGGTGCCAATGCATTCCCGCAGAACATCCAGCATAATCCTACAGGAACGCTCGGCGCTTTGACCTATTGGATGCTTGAAAATATCAAGTCCGATTACCTCAAAAACCCGCGGCCTTTGGCATAG
- the budA gene encoding acetolactate decarboxylase, whose protein sequence is MTKKITQFSGVNALMGGVFEGLFPISEIKKHGNFGLGCSEGLTGEVIIDCCHFWDAKGNKPLRIMDDTEKMPFAQITTFAPEASFAISHVSKSTLYEELSKHLKFGNVFLALKLEGKFDHLKVRRPRELHQSFKNALEVAEHQIIEDVENVEGELIGFWTPEFFQNISVAGFHLHFIDKSKKSGGHVIDFSIAHGTLSYEVKYGLDIELSDKKAYLDHDLKIADMDKIIKKVEN, encoded by the coding sequence ATGACGAAAAAAATTACCCAATTTTCAGGCGTGAATGCCCTCATGGGAGGTGTTTTTGAAGGTTTATTTCCCATATCGGAGATAAAAAAGCACGGTAACTTCGGTTTGGGTTGTTCGGAAGGTCTGACCGGAGAAGTCATTATTGATTGTTGCCATTTTTGGGACGCCAAAGGTAACAAACCGTTACGAATAATGGATGACACCGAAAAAATGCCTTTCGCGCAGATTACAACATTTGCTCCCGAGGCGAGTTTTGCAATTTCACATGTTTCAAAATCAACTCTCTATGAGGAATTGTCGAAACATCTGAAATTCGGCAATGTGTTTCTTGCGCTGAAATTGGAAGGCAAATTCGACCATTTGAAAGTGAGAAGGCCAAGGGAACTTCACCAAAGTTTCAAGAATGCTTTGGAAGTGGCGGAACATCAAATTATAGAAGATGTCGAGAATGTCGAAGGAGAACTTATCGGATTCTGGACTCCTGAATTCTTCCAGAATATCTCGGTTGCCGGTTTTCATCTTCATTTCATTGATAAAAGCAAGAAATCGGGTGGCCATGTCATTGATTTTTCAATCGCCCACGGCACTTTGTCTTACGAGGTAAAATACGGGTTGGATATCGAGCTATCAGACAAGAAAGCCTATCTTGATCATGATTTAAAAATTGCCGATATGGATAAAATTATCAAAAAAGTTGAAAATTGA